The Humulus lupulus chromosome 3, drHumLupu1.1, whole genome shotgun sequence genome window below encodes:
- the LOC133822125 gene encoding probable polygalacturonase At1g80170, translating into MDKFFKLSFLGFLMASYTVAGNMLHDNIAMFDELESMDIEDDTDFKSLNIEDDNDFDFFDIPSWTSERGGKVLVNVDSFGAVGDGVSDDTQAFQKAWDTACSTPNAVLLVPEDRRYLVNATKFQGPCAEKLVIQIDGTIVAPDEPKNWNPKFARQWLDFSKLEGVLFQGHGVIDGSGSKWWAASCKKNKTNPCKGAPTALTIDSSTAIKVKGLTIQNGQQMNFIISRSDSVRIIGVQVTAPEDSPNTDGIHITQSTNVVLQESRIGTGDDCVSIVNASSNIKMKRIYCGPGHGISIGSLGKDNSIGIVTQVVLDTAVLKETTNGVRIKTWQGGSGYVQGIRFQNVKMIDVANPIIIDQFYCDSPKSCENQTSAVNISKIVYKNIIGTSKSEKAMKFACSDSVPCSNIILSNVNLEKPDGTVETYCNSAQGFKYGTIHPSADCLSTQDNKNIQPTIDQNDIVHTEL; encoded by the exons ATGGATAAATTCTTCAAGCTTTCTTTTCTTGGTTTCTTGATGGCGTCTTATACAGTTGCAGGAAACATGCTGCACGACAACATTGCCATGTTTGATGAGCTAGAAAGCATGGACATAGAAGATGACACTGATTTCAAAAGCCTAAACATAGAAGATGACAATGATTTCGACTTCTTTGATATCCCTTCGTGGACAAGCGAACGTGGTGGTAAGGTTCTTGTGAATGTAGATAGCTTTGGTGCTGTTGGAGATGGAGTTTCTGATGATACTCAG GCTTTCCAAAAAGCATGGGATACTGCCTGCTCTACACCGAACGCAGTTCTTTTGGTTCCTGAGGATCGCCGTTATCTTGTCAATGCAACAAAATTTCAAGGGCCATGTGCTGAAAAGTTAGTTATCCAG ATTGATGGAACAATTGTGGCACCAGATGAACCGAAAAACTGGAATCCAAAGTTTGCGCGACAATGGCTTGATTTCTCAAAACTGGAGGGAGTCCTATTCCAAGGCCATGGAGTTATTGATGGCTCAGGTAGCAAATGGTGGGCAGCATCCTGCAAAAAAAACAAGACAAAT CCATGCAAAGGGGCACCAACA GCATTGACTATAGATTCAAGCACAGCTATAAAGGTAAAAGGCCTCACCATACAGAACGGCCAACAGATGAATTTTATCATTTCTCGGTCCGATTCTGTTCGAATTATTGGTGTACAAGTTACAGCTCCAGAAGACAGTCCCAACACTGATGGAATCCATATCACTCAATCAACTAATGTGGTTCTACAAGAAAGCAGAATTGGAACAG GGGATGATTGTGTCTCAATTGTCAATGCCAGCTCCAACATCAAGATGAAGAGAATCTATTGCGGACCAGGACATGGAATAAG CATTGGAAGTCTTGGAAAGGACAATTCCATAGGCATAGTTACTCAAGTGGTATTGGATACAGCAGTCCTCAAGGAAACTACGAACGGTGTCAGGATCAAGACTTGGCAG GGAGGTTCTGGCTATGTTCAAGGTATACGTTTCCAAAATGTGAAGATGATAGATGTAGCCAACCCCATTATTATTGATCAGTTCTACTGTGATTCTCCAAAAAGTTGCGAAAACCAG ACATCAGCAGTGAACATAAGCAAGATTGTCTACAAGAATATAATCGGAACTTCAAAGAGCGAAAAGGCCATGAAATTCGCTTGCAGTGACTCAGTCCCATGCAGCAACATAATCCTGAGTAATGTCAACTTAGAGAAGCCAGATGGGACAGTGGAGACCTATTGCAACTCTGCTCAAGGCTTTAAATATGGGACTATTCACCCTTCAGCGGACTGCCTTAGCACTCAAGATAACAAAAACATTCAACCGACAATTGATCAGAATGATATTGTCCACACTGAACTCTGA